One window from the genome of Acuticoccus sediminis encodes:
- a CDS encoding glycerol dehydrogenase: MTIRILGAPQRYVQGPGAITRLADEVAIFGGGPVAAIVDPVARDLIGAEVERQLPGVRLLSFGGECTRDEIAARADEVGDARMVLGIGGGKAIDTAKGAALARGLPVGIVPTIASNDSPTSHIAVVYTPAHEVDGVIRMKTNPALVLVDTAVIAGAPRRFLAAGIGDAMSKTYELAGALSAGGLNFFGGAPTELTKAIVGRAREILLADGEAALAVTTPDAAFERVVEAAILLSGLAFESGGLSIAHSMVRGFSVMPQLSGLLHGELVALGTLTQLAAGQGSESEIAELAAFFRRLSLPTSFADYGVTDHADFEHIAEVSLRAPYATNYARPLTAADLVAAMRSLDTALAAAPGAIR; encoded by the coding sequence ATGACCATTCGGATTCTCGGCGCGCCGCAGCGCTACGTGCAGGGGCCGGGCGCCATCACGCGCCTCGCCGACGAGGTGGCGATCTTCGGCGGCGGCCCTGTCGCGGCGATCGTCGACCCCGTGGCGCGCGACCTCATCGGCGCCGAGGTGGAGCGCCAGCTTCCCGGCGTACGGCTCCTGTCCTTCGGCGGCGAGTGCACCCGCGACGAGATTGCCGCCCGGGCCGACGAGGTGGGCGACGCCCGCATGGTGCTGGGTATCGGTGGCGGCAAGGCGATCGACACCGCCAAGGGAGCGGCGCTGGCCCGGGGCCTGCCGGTCGGCATCGTGCCGACGATCGCATCCAACGACAGCCCGACGAGCCACATCGCGGTGGTCTACACGCCCGCCCACGAGGTGGACGGCGTGATCCGCATGAAGACCAATCCCGCGCTGGTCCTCGTCGACACCGCGGTGATCGCCGGCGCCCCCCGGCGCTTCCTCGCGGCCGGGATCGGCGACGCCATGTCGAAGACCTACGAGCTCGCCGGCGCGCTCTCGGCGGGCGGCCTCAACTTCTTCGGCGGTGCGCCGACCGAGCTGACGAAGGCGATCGTCGGCCGCGCCCGCGAGATCCTGCTGGCCGACGGGGAGGCGGCGCTCGCGGTCACGACGCCGGACGCCGCATTCGAGCGCGTGGTGGAGGCGGCGATCCTCCTCAGCGGTCTGGCGTTCGAGAGCGGCGGCCTCTCCATCGCGCACTCGATGGTGCGCGGCTTCTCGGTGATGCCGCAGCTCTCCGGTCTCCTGCATGGCGAGCTGGTGGCCCTCGGCACGCTGACGCAACTCGCGGCGGGGCAGGGGAGCGAGTCGGAGATCGCCGAGCTCGCCGCCTTCTTCCGCCGCCTCTCGCTGCCGACGTCCTTCGCGGACTACGGCGTCACCGACCACGCGGACTTCGAGCACATCGCCGAGGTCTCCCTGCGGGCGCCCTACGCCACGAACTACGCCCGGCCGCTCACCGCGGCCGATCTCGTCGCCGCGATGCGCTCGCTCGACACCGCGCTCGCCGCAGCGCCCGGGGCCATCCGATGA
- a CDS encoding SDR family NAD(P)-dependent oxidoreductase encodes MSARTVVVTGGGTGIGLATTTLLAERGWEVTAAGLERDAGFPGAARFAECDVTDPAALRDVFEPIGRLGGLVTCAGTIRYGEEWDPAVFEKVMSVNVTGVLASINAAAEALAAGGGSVVNIASMWSWFGNPAAPAYGTSKGAVAALTRSFAVAWGQRGIRVNAVAPGWVETRISEGARNDAARRARIDARIPLGRWADTSEIARVVAFLLSPEASYVHGAIVPVDGGYLAA; translated from the coding sequence ATGAGCGCGCGGACCGTCGTCGTCACCGGCGGCGGCACCGGGATCGGCCTCGCGACGACGACGCTCCTCGCTGAACGCGGCTGGGAGGTGACGGCCGCCGGCCTTGAACGGGACGCCGGCTTCCCCGGGGCCGCGCGGTTCGCGGAGTGCGACGTGACCGACCCGGCGGCGCTCCGGGACGTGTTCGAGCCGATCGGACGCCTCGGCGGCCTCGTCACCTGCGCCGGCACGATCCGCTACGGCGAGGAATGGGACCCGGCGGTGTTCGAGAAGGTAATGTCCGTCAACGTGACCGGCGTCCTGGCGTCGATCAACGCGGCGGCCGAAGCGCTGGCGGCTGGCGGCGGCTCGGTGGTCAACATCGCCTCGATGTGGAGCTGGTTCGGCAACCCGGCCGCGCCGGCCTACGGGACCAGCAAGGGCGCCGTCGCCGCGCTCACCCGCTCCTTCGCGGTGGCGTGGGGGCAGCGCGGCATCCGCGTCAACGCGGTCGCGCCCGGCTGGGTGGAGACGCGCATCTCCGAGGGCGCGCGCAACGACGCCGCCCGCCGCGCGCGGATCGACGCCCGCATCCCCCTCGGCCGCTGGGCCGACACGTCGGAGATCGCCAGGGTCGTGGCGTTTCTTCTCTCCCCCGAGGCGTCCTACGTCCATGGCGCGATCGTCCCGGTGGACGGCGGCTACCTCGCGGCCTGA